CTAAAATTATACCGGTTAACAGAAATAACCAGGATATCTGGTCCATCAATCCATCATATAATTTGCCATTTCTTATATTATCAATAAACTTTAAAATTATTCCTGTATAAACTTGTATAACTCCCAGAGTAAGACTCAATATTAATAGAGGAAGTGGATTATCCGTTGGTTCAAATAAGGCAAGTTTTTGGATTAGAACATTCCTTAAATTGGAAAACATTGGTGGTAAAAAATTTAAAATATCACCGAACCAGCTACCCACAAGAATTCCTCCAAAAATTCCCGATATACCGCAATAATAAAGCAATTTAAAAAATTTAGTGGGGCCTTCTCCCAATTTTATTTTTTTTATGGCGATGTAACTGATCAATGCCATAGAAGCACCATATCCTACATCAGAAAGACAAAGCCCAAAGAAAACAAAATAAAATATAGAAAGGATTGGGGTCGGATCTATTTCATGGTAATTTGGTAAGCTATAAAGTTCAGTAATTATTTCAAACGGTTTTACCAGATTATTATTGTTTAGAGCAACTGGAATTTGTTCATCTTTTTTTGGTTTTGTAAAATCAATTTCATATTCAGTATAATTTTTTTCCAATCTTTTTTGTAATTTGGTAATATCTTTATTTTGTATCCAACCTTTAACAACAATTATTTTTTCACTCTTCTTTAAATATTTTTTAGTTTCCTCTTTTTCATGTATAATGGAAAGATAATCATATAAGGGATAAATAAGTTGATTGTCTCGGTGTAATTTAATTAAGATTTGTGCAATCTCACTTCTTCTTTTATCAATTAACATCAGTTGCTCGGAAATTGTTTTAAGTATTTGTTTAGGGGTACCGGTAAAGGAATAACTGTATTTATATATTTCAAAATGATATTTTTGAAGAATAGAATCAATTTTAGGCTGGTTTTCTTTTAAAGTAATAATTATAATGTTTAATTTATTCTTTTCTTCTTTGATTGTTTGAATAATAGTTGTTTTAACAAGGTGTTCTATATCAAACAATAGATTATTAACATATTTTTTTGTTATGGAGCCAAGTATATATTTAATATATTTTCTTTTATCAATTTTATTAAAATCTAATTCTAAATCTTGCCATTTTTCTATTTCTTGTTTAGCGTTAATTAATTTATTCTCTTGTAATTTAATCCGATTAAGTTCATTATCCAATTCTTTACATTGTGTAAACAATTTTTCATAGTCAAACTGTTGTGAAATTTTTACCAGATCATTATAGCTATAGAACTTTTTTGATGGAAAAAATGAATTTAATCCCCTTCTCTTTTCACTTCCATAACTTGAAAGCAGCTCAATGCAGAATTTTATATTATTTAATTTTACTGAGGTACCACTTTTAGTATCTTCTTCGATATCTTTCCAATTATGAAATTCTGCCTTTTCCTCAATATGAGAAATCTCCACACAACCTAATTTTTGCAAATCACTAAGTATAGGTTCTTTTATTGATAGATGAGCAAAAATATGAAATTTACTTACCGCAGATATAGCCATGCCTATTTCACCATCTGGTTTAAGACCATTTCTATAGCTTGGTCATATTTATTTATTATATCTTCTTTTATTTTTACCTTTTCTTTTTTACTATTTTCATATATTTCTTTAGATTTCTTTTGAGCAACATTGATTCTTTCCTTCACCATATCTTGACTTTTTTTATGTAAATCAGAAATTATTTTCTCTTTATTTTCATTCTGTTTATTTATTTCCTCTTGAATCATTTTTTGAGCTTCTTTTTGGGCATTTATAATTATTCTTTCAGCTTCATTTTCCATATCTGTTAATTCTTTTACTATTTTTTTTAACATGAGGTTGTTCTCCACAAGTATTTTATTTTTTTCCATCATAGCTAAAATCTAAAAAATGCAACAAAATATTCTCTTAAGACAGAAGTTGTTAAGTATTTTTATTTCAAAAGCACATACAGTTAAAAATTTACCATAAATTGTTTTTCAAGTCAATTTTCACAATTGAAATTAGCTTGAGCTATCTTAGTAGTAAGGAATTTATTAAGATTTTAGTTGTTTAACAATGTCTAAATACATTTGCAACCTTTTTTTAGTTCCTTCAATAATTCCATATTTTTCTTCCTTTATAATCTGACTTAAATTAGTTAATTTTATTTTATCTACTCTATAGTGATATTTTTTTACCGTTTTAGTAATAGCAATTTCTAAACCATATTTTAGTAGATCAATGTCAGGAATAAGGTTTATTATTTCCCTTTTCATAGCTCTCTGGCCTGAAAGGTAGGGCATTATAAATTGAGATAGATCTGTTAATAGTCTTCCCTTACTAAAAATACCAATAGTCATGTCAGCCAAATTACTTATAATTGGATTAACCAGAGAATAGATATGTCGTGTTTTTAAACCAATTAAATCAGCATCTAAAAATAATAATATTTCAGAATCAGTTTGGTCAAAACCCTTCTTAATTGCACCACCCTTACCGACATTTCTTTCAATTTCATAAACGTTAACCTCTAAGGAAGTAGCAATTTTAACTGTTTGGTCAGTAGAACCATCACTTACTACTATAATGGAATTAATTTCTGGCACCTTCTTTACAGTTTTAATTACATTAGCAATAGTACCTTCTTCATTATAAGCAGGTATTATAACAGAAATTTTCATTTACTATCATCCTCTTTGGTAATTTTCATATTATTGTTTTGTAAAATAATTTAAATATTCGGGAAAAACACAATAGTCGGCATTTCTATCATTACATAGATCTTATCTCCCGATTTAAAATCTCGATAGCCTCTTTTATATTATATCGTCCAATCAATTTTCCTTTTTTAAATAGCATTGCCTCTTTGTTATTAAAAGCAATTCCTGCATCAGCCATTTTTGCTTCACCTGGTCCATTAACTATACAACCCATGATGGCAACTGTAAAAGGATATTTTATATCACTCAAGATAGATTCTACTTTCTTAGCAATTTTATATATATCGACTTGACATCTTCCACAGGTGGGACAGGTTATTAAGTTGATGCCTATTTTTTTTATTTCTAATGCTCGTAATATATCATGACCAACCAGAACTTCTTTTACCGGATCTCCAGTTAAAGAAACCCTAATGGTATCTCCGATCCCTTCATATAATAATATACTAATTCCTACTGCTGATTTGATGACGCCTGATTGATCAAATCCAGCTTCGGTAATACCAATATGTAGAGGATAATCACAATTTTGAGCAATAATTTTATTAGCTTTTATGGTGTCAATAACGTTACTTGATTTAATAGAAATAACAAAATTTTGATATTCTATTTTTTTTAAGAAGGTAATTAACTGCTCAGCTTCTTCTGCCAAAGCTAAATAACTTGGTTCCTTATACTTTTCCATAATACTTTTATCTAGAGATCCTGCATTAATTCCAAAACGAATCATAACATTTTTCTTTTGAGCTTCTTCAATAACTTGAATTATTTCTGATTCTTTTTTTATATTACCAGGATTTATTCGAATACCATCAATATTATATTTAATAGCTTCTAGTGCTATTAGATAATTAAAATGTACATCAGCCATGATAGGTACCCTCGTCTTATTCTTAATTACTGCTATTAGCTGACATGATTGGATATCTGGGAAAGCAATCCTGATTAGATCACATCCTGATGATTCTAATTGTCTAATTTGTTCCAAGGTAGATTTGATATCTTTAATATCACAGCTAGTCATTGATTGAACAGAAATGGGATGGCTACTACCAATTTGTAATGTACCTATCTTTGCAGTTTTACTTTTTCTTCTCGTAATATTAATTAAATTGGACCTATTAGACATATTATCAAAACGTACCTTTATTGAACAAATATTCTTAAAATATCCTGATAAGTAGCGATTATAAAAATCATAATAATTAACGCAATACCAATAATATATAGAAAATTAATATGTTCTGGTTGTATTGGTTTACCTCTTATTTTTTCAATCATTAATAAAAGAATTTGACCGCCATCCAGAATGGGAATAGGAAAAAGGTTAATAATTCCTAAAAATATATTAATTACTGCAGTAAAAAATAGTAAGTTTAAGAAGCCAAATTGTGCCGCCTCTCCAGCCATTTGAGCAATACCCAATGGACCAGCGAGTTCAACAGGTACCTTACCGGTAAACATTTCTAAAAATCCTTTTATAATTAAACAAAATATTTCTCCAGTAGTAACAATTGACTTTTTAATAGACTGTAAAATAGATGATTTCTTTACTTTAAGTTCCAAGGTTATCCCTATCAGGGCCCTCTCTAATTCTTCATTGTATTCTGGCATAAGAGTGGTTTCAAAAATATTATTATTTCGCGATATTTTCAAAGAAATAATAATATCTCGATTGTTATTTATTATTTTAGAAATATCTTCGGCATTCTCTATAGTTATTGAGTTAATAGCGATAATTTGGTCTCCCTTTTGAAGTCCGGATTCTTCAGCTGGTGTCCCAGGAGTAACTTCTGCAATAGTATTTGATATTGTTGCTATGCCGGAAAAGAAAAAGACCAGTATTAATAAGCATATAGCTAAAATCACATTCATTACAGGACCATTTATTATAACAGAGGTTCTAATTAAAAATGATTTTTTATCAAATCTTTGATGTTCAGGAACATATTCGTCGGGATCTATTGTCCCAATGTCATTATCTATTTCATTTTGTGTGCCTTCCCCAGCCATCTTCACATAACCACCGAAAGGAAATAAACATAATATATATTCAGTTCCTTTCCATGATATGCCGGCAATTTTAGGACCAAAACCTAAAGAAAATTTAAATACTTTTATACCTGATATTTTTGCTATAATAAAATGTCCGAATTCATGAAATAAAATAGCTATGCCTAGTACAAATATAAAAGCAAAAAAAGTTATCAATTTATATTCTCCTTGCATATTTTTTCAGTTAGCTTTCTAGTTTCACGATCTTGATAGATAATATCATGAATATTAGGATTAGATTGATTTTGGTGAGTTTTCATCACCATTGAAACAACTTTAATAATGTCTTTAAATCTCAATCCTTGATTTAAAAAAGCATTGACAGCTACCTCGTTTGCTGCATTTAATACTACTGGTAAGGTACCACCCTGTCGAATTGCTTCATAACATAATTCAATACTAGGAAATCTTTTTGAATCAAGTTTTTTGAAGGTTAACTGCCCAATTTTTGCTAGATTAATTCGAGGTAGAGAATTTTTTACTCTAATAGGATAATGTAAGGCAAAATGTATTGGAATCCTCATATCATGATTACTCAATTGAGCAATCATACTGCCGTCATCATATTGGACCAGGGAGTGAATATAACTTTGAGGATGTATTAAAACTTCTATTTTATTTAAGGGGACATTAAAGAGCCAATAAGCTTCTATTATTTCTAAACCCTTATTCATTAATGTAGCTGAATCTATGGATACTTTTTTACCCATTTGCCAATTGGGATGATTCAAGGCTTCCTCTACAGAGATATTTTCTAGTGCACTTTCTTTTAAATGATAAAATGGTCCGCCGGATGCAGTAATAATTACTTTTTCTATATTTTCATAATAATCAGGCATAATGCATTGGAAAATAGCACTATGTTCACTGTCGATGGGAATTATTTTTATATTATTTTCTTTTGCTTTTTTCATTATTATTTCGCCCGCAGATACAATGATTTCTTTATTAGCCAGACAGATTTGCTTTTTTGCATTGATAGCTTCTACAGTTGGTTTTAATGCTGCCATACCTGTAATTGCTACTATAATCAAATCGACATCTGGCAATGTAGATATTTTAGTAAGTCCATATTCGCCATATAATATATGGCAACTAATTTTATTGTTTAATCTATTTATTAGTTCTTTTGCTATTTTATCATCTCTGACTACTGCATATTTTGGTTTAAATTTTATAATTTGCTCTTTCAATAATTCCAAATTTCTCCATGCAGATAATCCAAAAACTTCAAATTTTTCTGGTTCATTTTGGATTATCTGTAAGGTTTGTGTTCCTATTGAACCAGTTGAACCTAAGATTGTTAACTGTTTTTTCATAATAATAATCTTTTCTCCAGTATTTCACAAAAATATTATAATACAATTTGAAAGGTATAATATAGAATTGGAATAGCAAATAAAATACTGTCCATACAGTCTAAGATACCTCCATGTCCGGGTAGTAATGTACCAGAATCTTTTACTCCAAAATTTCTTTTTATTAAAGACTCAAATAGATCTCCAATCTGACCGGCAATTGCTGCAATAAGACCCAAGATAATTAATGTATATATTTTTAACGGAAGTATAGAGTAAAAAGCTAAAGCACATATCCCCCCACTTAAGAAGCCACCTATTGCACCTTCTAAGGTTTTATTTGGACTTAGATATGGGAAAGGATGTTTTTTCCCAAAATTAATTCCAACTAGATAAGCAAAAATATCGCTTATCCAAGTGCAAAATAAGGAAAAGGTTAATAATATTTTACCATTTGTGAGGCCTCTAATTTCTATAAAGAATGATAATAGATGACCTATATATATTGCCATAAATATAGTTAGTGTAATATTTAAAATACTACGTTTATGAGGCTTTATAAAAAAATGTTCCAAAATAATTAAAAAAAATAGCAGTGTAAAGATTAGTTTAATGTTACTAAATAATTCCGATATGTTTTTCAGAAATAAAAAAAATATTGTAAGAGTTACACCTAGTATTAAAGAAGGTTGATATTCTTGATGTTTTATTATATGCCACAGCTCCCAAAAAGCTAATATAGTAATTAAAATTATAGTCGAATAATATAATATTCCACCAAAGTGAATTATTAATAATATTATAGGTAGACCAATAACAATAGTAAGTATTCGAGCACTTATTTTCTCAAACTTTTTCCCCAAATTTTCTCACCCTTTTTTCATAATCACTTAATGCTTTCCATAGTTGTTTTTTTGAAAAGTCTGGCCAGAAGGTCTTTGTAAACCACAACTCGGTATAAGCAATTTGCCACAGAAGGAAATTGCTTATCCTTAGTTCCCCTCCTGTTCTAATTAATAAATCAGGATCAGGTAATCTTGAAGTAAAAAGATGTTCATTAATAAGATTCTGGTTTATCTGCGATGGATCTATTTTTCTCTGGAGAATATCTTCAGAAATTAATTTAAAAGCATGACACAATTCTGATCTTCC
This is a stretch of genomic DNA from Atribacterota bacterium. It encodes these proteins:
- a CDS encoding V-type ATP synthase subunit I; translated protein: MAISAVSKFHIFAHLSIKEPILSDLQKLGCVEISHIEEKAEFHNWKDIEEDTKSGTSVKLNNIKFCIELLSSYGSEKRRGLNSFFPSKKFYSYNDLVKISQQFDYEKLFTQCKELDNELNRIKLQENKLINAKQEIEKWQDLELDFNKIDKRKYIKYILGSITKKYVNNLLFDIEHLVKTTIIQTIKEEKNKLNIIIITLKENQPKIDSILQKYHFEIYKYSYSFTGTPKQILKTISEQLMLIDKRRSEIAQILIKLHRDNQLIYPLYDYLSIIHEKEETKKYLKKSEKIIVVKGWIQNKDITKLQKRLEKNYTEYEIDFTKPKKDEQIPVALNNNNLVKPFEIITELYSLPNYHEIDPTPILSIFYFVFFGLCLSDVGYGASMALISYIAIKKIKLGEGPTKFFKLLYYCGISGIFGGILVGSWFGDILNFLPPMFSNLRNVLIQKLALFEPTDNPLPLLILSLTLGVIQVYTGIILKFIDNIRNGKLYDGLMDQISWLFLLTGIILVLLKSMMPSIIGKISWIIALIGILTIVLTQGRTKNDILLRIGSGVLALYDITGYFSDVLSYSRLFALGLATGIIAQMFNMLSTMVNIPYIGFLLTIIILIIGHTFNLLISGLSAFIHDARLQYVEFFTKFYQAGGTPFKPFALKTKYIKVEEDV
- a CDS encoding glycosyltransferase family 2 protein gives rise to the protein MKISVIIPAYNEEGTIANVIKTVKKVPEINSIIVVSDGSTDQTVKIATSLEVNVYEIERNVGKGGAIKKGFDQTDSEILLFLDADLIGLKTRHIYSLVNPIISNLADMTIGIFSKGRLLTDLSQFIMPYLSGQRAMKREIINLIPDIDLLKYGLEIAITKTVKKYHYRVDKIKLTNLSQIIKEEKYGIIEGTKKRLQMYLDIVKQLKS
- the ispG gene encoding flavodoxin-dependent (E)-4-hydroxy-3-methylbut-2-enyl-diphosphate synthase, with translation MSNRSNLINITRRKSKTAKIGTLQIGSSHPISVQSMTSCDIKDIKSTLEQIRQLESSGCDLIRIAFPDIQSCQLIAVIKNKTRVPIMADVHFNYLIALEAIKYNIDGIRINPGNIKKESEIIQVIEEAQKKNVMIRFGINAGSLDKSIMEKYKEPSYLALAEEAEQLITFLKKIEYQNFVISIKSSNVIDTIKANKIIAQNCDYPLHIGITEAGFDQSGVIKSAVGISILLYEGIGDTIRVSLTGDPVKEVLVGHDILRALEIKKIGINLITCPTCGRCQVDIYKIAKKVESILSDIKYPFTVAIMGCIVNGPGEAKMADAGIAFNNKEAMLFKKGKLIGRYNIKEAIEILNREIRSM
- the rseP gene encoding RIP metalloprotease RseP codes for the protein MITFFAFIFVLGIAILFHEFGHFIIAKISGIKVFKFSLGFGPKIAGISWKGTEYILCLFPFGGYVKMAGEGTQNEIDNDIGTIDPDEYVPEHQRFDKKSFLIRTSVIINGPVMNVILAICLLILVFFFSGIATISNTIAEVTPGTPAEESGLQKGDQIIAINSITIENAEDISKIINNNRDIIISLKISRNNNIFETTLMPEYNEELERALIGITLELKVKKSSILQSIKKSIVTTGEIFCLIIKGFLEMFTGKVPVELAGPLGIAQMAGEAAQFGFLNLLFFTAVINIFLGIINLFPIPILDGGQILLLMIEKIRGKPIQPEHINFLYIIGIALIIMIFIIATYQDILRIFVQ
- a CDS encoding 1-deoxy-D-xylulose-5-phosphate reductoisomerase translates to MKKQLTILGSTGSIGTQTLQIIQNEPEKFEVFGLSAWRNLELLKEQIIKFKPKYAVVRDDKIAKELINRLNNKISCHILYGEYGLTKISTLPDVDLIIVAITGMAALKPTVEAINAKKQICLANKEIIVSAGEIIMKKAKENNIKIIPIDSEHSAIFQCIMPDYYENIEKVIITASGGPFYHLKESALENISVEEALNHPNWQMGKKVSIDSATLMNKGLEIIEAYWLFNVPLNKIEVLIHPQSYIHSLVQYDDGSMIAQLSNHDMRIPIHFALHYPIRVKNSLPRINLAKIGQLTFKKLDSKRFPSIELCYEAIRQGGTLPVVLNAANEVAVNAFLNQGLRFKDIIKVVSMVMKTHQNQSNPNIHDIIYQDRETRKLTEKICKENIN
- a CDS encoding phosphatidate cytidylyltransferase gives rise to the protein MGKKFEKISARILTIVIGLPIILLIIHFGGILYYSTIILITILAFWELWHIIKHQEYQPSLILGVTLTIFFLFLKNISELFSNIKLIFTLLFFLIILEHFFIKPHKRSILNITLTIFMAIYIGHLLSFFIEIRGLTNGKILLTFSLFCTWISDIFAYLVGINFGKKHPFPYLSPNKTLEGAIGGFLSGGICALAFYSILPLKIYTLIILGLIAAIAGQIGDLFESLIKRNFGVKDSGTLLPGHGGILDCMDSILFAIPILYYTFQIVL